The Sebaldella sp. S0638 region TCTATTAGTACTGCTGTTGCTTTTGTTTTTTGGAATAATGCATGTCCTCTGGCTCCACTCACATTTGGCTTTACTCCTCTGTTTTTTAATTTTGTTACTTTAAGATTGGCTTCAAGCATTATCTTCGCCAGTTCTTTTCCTTTTTGACTTGTTGGATAGTAAAATACTTCTACTCCGTTTCCTTCATTATAATCCACAGAATTTAAATGAAATGATACAATAACATCATCTTTTGTACTTATTCT contains the following coding sequences:
- a CDS encoding N-acetylmuramoyl-L-alanine amidase gives rise to the protein RISTKDDVIVSFHLNSVDYNEGNGVEVFYYPTSQKGKELAKIMLEANLKVTKLKNRGVKPNVSGARGHALFQKTKATAVLIESGFISNDRDIATLNAVQEQLGKSYAQAIAKYLKG